In Pseudoalteromonas sp. NC201, a single window of DNA contains:
- a CDS encoding helix-turn-helix domain-containing protein → MMGKTVSSEENGKLTKWLKSKRHEKGHTMRSLAQVLGTPHSFIGKIENQERRLDVIEFLRYCEALEVDPYEGLQLIKEDQ, encoded by the coding sequence ATGATGGGTAAAACGGTTTCTTCTGAAGAAAACGGCAAACTAACGAAGTGGCTAAAATCAAAGCGCCACGAGAAAGGTCACACAATGCGTAGTCTTGCGCAGGTGTTGGGTACGCCTCATTCATTCATCGGTAAAATTGAAAACCAAGAGCGTCGATTGGATGTCATTGAGTTTTTACGTTACTGCGAAGCGTTAGAAGTTGATCCTTATGAGGGCTTACAGCTAATCAAAGAAGATCAATAA
- the erpA gene encoding iron-sulfur cluster insertion protein ErpA, giving the protein MSEQLPIQFSDAAASRVKELIEEEENANLKLRVYVTGGGCSGFQYGFTFDEKVNPGDLEIVKNGVTMVVDPMSIQYLIDGIVDYTEGLEGARFFVNNPNATTTCGCGASFSV; this is encoded by the coding sequence ATGTCTGAACAATTACCAATTCAGTTTTCTGACGCTGCTGCAAGCCGCGTAAAGGAACTTATTGAAGAAGAAGAGAATGCCAATCTTAAGCTACGCGTGTATGTAACGGGTGGCGGTTGCTCAGGCTTTCAATATGGTTTCACTTTCGATGAAAAAGTAAATCCAGGTGATTTGGAAATCGTAAAAAACGGTGTCACTATGGTTGTCGATCCAATGAGTATTCAGTATCTAATTGACGGTATCGTAGATTATACCGAAGGGCTTGAGGGCGCACGTTTCTTTGTGAATAATCCCAATGCAACAACCACTTGTGGCTGTGGTGCAAGTTTCAGCGTCTAG
- a CDS encoding chloride channel protein — protein sequence MSLDTLRRSLAKPKTSAQLCLLGAGAGLLAAILIIAFRLTIELIQGTFLDKPDDFTELSELHRLFLPVLAALLIAVFAALTGFKHYRLGIPYVINRIKHHYGHMPIWNSANQFFGGAVALISGFSVGREGPSVHMGATAASVLSERLHLPLNAARTLAGCGVAAGIAASFNTPLAAVIFVMEVVLREYKIHIFVPVMLASVIGAMSTQYVFGNSSELALIHITPLSFWHYPYLIICGAALGAVAFAFNQNLMLIIKTFKPISMFPRLLLAGLIAGLIGYAVPGAMGSGMSAITQAVESPHNLQLLTTILIAKLMATLFAIGLGIPGGIIGPVIGLGVIMGTLMSFFAQFIEPSVDVAGTYGVLGMAGLLAATLHAPLAALTAVMELTSNPKIIVPAMLVITTAYVTALQAFGNRSIFIQQLDFQGLPYQVSPAKEALQKVGIVAEMDENFKLLYSDDKEQIKETLSAVDSQTPLIVYDEQSGYRLAEYDLNLISEGSVSVSYIELQGLSTQATLADAFDVLKDKRSGAVYIYNQKDDKQILGLLRWDQIRHILTTRNSLL from the coding sequence ATGTCGTTGGATACATTAAGACGAAGCCTTGCAAAACCTAAAACTTCAGCGCAACTGTGCCTACTTGGTGCCGGTGCAGGCCTGCTTGCAGCGATACTTATCATTGCTTTTCGTCTTACTATTGAATTAATCCAAGGCACATTTCTCGATAAACCAGATGACTTTACTGAGCTTTCTGAGCTACATCGACTATTTTTGCCTGTCCTTGCCGCGCTACTCATCGCTGTCTTTGCTGCTTTGACAGGGTTTAAGCACTACCGTTTGGGCATTCCATATGTGATCAATCGGATCAAACACCACTACGGTCATATGCCAATTTGGAATTCTGCCAACCAGTTTTTTGGTGGTGCTGTTGCTTTGATCAGTGGTTTCTCTGTTGGTCGAGAAGGACCATCTGTACACATGGGGGCTACAGCTGCAAGCGTTTTATCAGAGCGTTTACATCTACCACTCAATGCTGCGCGAACTTTGGCCGGATGCGGTGTAGCTGCAGGTATTGCCGCCTCATTTAATACCCCACTCGCGGCAGTGATATTCGTCATGGAAGTCGTGCTCCGGGAGTATAAAATCCACATTTTCGTTCCCGTGATGTTGGCTTCAGTGATCGGTGCGATGAGCACACAATATGTGTTTGGTAACAGTTCCGAGCTGGCACTAATTCATATCACCCCGTTGAGTTTTTGGCATTACCCTTATTTAATTATTTGTGGTGCAGCATTAGGGGCAGTTGCTTTTGCCTTTAATCAAAATCTAATGCTGATCATCAAAACTTTTAAGCCCATCAGTATGTTTCCTCGTCTTCTATTAGCGGGTTTAATTGCGGGATTAATTGGCTATGCCGTACCAGGGGCCATGGGCTCAGGTATGAGCGCTATCACCCAAGCAGTTGAATCTCCGCATAACTTACAACTACTTACCACAATTTTGATTGCCAAGCTGATGGCAACTTTATTTGCGATTGGACTTGGTATTCCCGGTGGTATTATTGGTCCAGTGATTGGGCTTGGGGTTATCATGGGCACCTTAATGTCTTTCTTTGCCCAGTTTATAGAGCCAAGCGTTGATGTTGCAGGAACTTATGGTGTACTCGGTATGGCAGGCTTACTTGCTGCGACTTTGCACGCCCCGCTTGCTGCGCTTACTGCGGTGATGGAGCTGACTTCAAACCCAAAAATAATCGTTCCAGCTATGCTGGTGATCACCACCGCTTACGTTACGGCTTTACAGGCGTTTGGCAATCGCTCCATTTTTATTCAACAACTGGACTTTCAAGGACTACCTTACCAAGTATCGCCCGCAAAAGAGGCATTGCAGAAAGTGGGGATAGTGGCTGAGATGGATGAGAATTTTAAACTGCTCTATTCCGACGACAAAGAGCAAATAAAAGAAACCCTATCCGCGGTTGATAGCCAAACACCGCTTATTGTTTATGACGAACAAAGCGGCTACCGCTTAGCCGAATACGATTTGAACTTAATCTCCGAGGGCAGCGTATCGGTCTCTTATATCGAGCTGCAAGGATTAAGCACA